One part of the Arabidopsis thaliana chromosome 1 sequence genome encodes these proteins:
- the RKF1 gene encoding receptor-like kinase in flowers 1 (receptor-like kinase in flowers 1 (RKF1); FUNCTIONS IN: protein serine/threonine kinase activity, receptor signaling protein serine/threonine kinase activity, kinase activity, ATP binding; INVOLVED IN: transmembrane receptor protein tyrosine kinase signaling pathway, protein amino acid phosphorylation; LOCATED IN: endomembrane system; EXPRESSED IN: 24 plant structures; EXPRESSED DURING: 15 growth stages; CONTAINS InterPro DOMAIN/s: Protein kinase, ATP binding site (InterPro:IPR017441), Leucine-rich repeat (InterPro:IPR001611), Serine-threonine/tyrosine-protein kinase (InterPro:IPR001245), Protein kinase-like domain (InterPro:IPR011009), Serine/threonine-protein kinase, active site (InterPro:IPR008271), Protein kinase, catalytic domain (InterPro:IPR000719), Malectin/receptor-like protein kinase (InterPro:IPR021720); BEST Arabidopsis thaliana protein match is: Leucine-rich repeat transmembrane protein kinase (TAIR:AT3G14840.2); Has 173202 Blast hits to 127607 proteins in 4540 species: Archae - 123; Bacteria - 16384; Metazoa - 47938; Fungi - 10258; Plants - 77889; Viruses - 389; Other Eukaryotes - 20221 (source: NCBI BLink).): MIVKAKKSVILVVAQVIELIFYDVCFCVCSLVDALQQIATTLGSKFWKFDAENCKIEMVGLTETPPPTAKQEIECECSPTNDTDCHVVKFAFKDHNLPGTLPQIVKLPYLREIDLAYNYINGTLPREWASSNLTFISLLVNRLSGEIPKEFGNSSLTYLDLESNAFSGTIPQELGNLVHLKKLLLSSNKLTGTLPASLARLQNMTDFRINDLQLSGTIPSYIQNWKQLERLEMIASGLTGPIPSVISVLSNLVNLRISDIRGPVQPFPSLKNVTGLTKIILKNCNISGQIPTYLSHLKELETLDLSFNKLVGGIPSFAQAENLRFIILAGNMLEGDAPDELLRDGITVDLSYNNLKWQSPESRACRPNMNLNLNLFQSTSTKKSSKFLPCIKDFKCPRYSSCLHVNCGGSDMYVKEKKTKELYEGDGNVEGGAAKYFLKPDANWGFSSTGDFMDDNNFQNTRFTMFVPASNQSDLYKSARIAPVSLTYFHACLENGNYTINLDFAEIRFTNDENYNRLGRRLFDIYIQEKLVAKDFNIMDEAKGAQTPIIKPLTAYVTNHFLTIRLSWAGKGTTRIPTRGVYGPIISAISIVSDSKPCERPKTGMSPGAYIAIGIGAPCLIIFILGFLWICGCLPRCGRQRKDPYEEELPSGTFTLRQIKFATDDFNPTNKIGEGGFGAVFKGVLADGRVVAVKQLSSKSRQGNREFLNEIGAISCLQHPNLVKLHGFCVERAQLLLAYEYMENNSLSSALFSPKHKQIPMDWPTRFKICCGIAKGLAFLHEESPLKFVHRDIKATNILLDKDLTPKISDFGLARLDEEEKTHISTKVAGTIGYMAPEYALWGYLTFKADVYSFGVLVLEIVAGITNSNFMGAGDSVCLLEFANECVESGHLMQVVDERLRPEVDRKEAEAVIKVALVCSSASPTDRPLMSEVVAMLEGLYPVPESTPGVSRNAGDIRFKAFKDLRRGMENNSKTQCSVKSYPSSSSTSSGAGQAVQERKKEESRP, from the exons ATGATTGTTAAGGCCAAGAAGAGTGTAATTCTTGTTGTTGCTCAAGTAATTGAACTGATATTTTATGATGTTTGCTTCTGTGTCTGTTCCTTAGTCGATGCTCTGCAGCAAATCGCTACCACATTGGGCTCGAAATTCTGGAAATTCGATGCTGAAAATTGTAAGATTGAAATGGTGGGGTTAACTGAAACTCCTCCTCCAACAGCTAAGCAAGAAATAGAATGTGAATGCAGTCCCACTAACGACACTGATTGTCATGTTGTCAAATT TGCATTCAAGGACCATAATCTTCCAGGAACTCTTCCTCAAATAGTCAAGCTTCCCTACCTTCGGGAGAT AGACTTGGCCTACAACTACATCAATGGGACCTTACCTCGTGAATGGGCTTCTTCAAATTTAACTTTTAT TTCTCTTCTTGTGAATCGGTTGTCTGGAGAAATTCCGAAGGAGTTTGGAAACTCTTCTCTAACATACTT GGATCTCGAGTCAAATGCGTTTTCTGGAACTATTCCTCAGGAGCTTGGGAACTTAGTCCACTTGAAAAAACT GTTGCTTTCCTCTAACAAATTGACCGGAACTTTGCCAGCTTCACTAGCTAGACTACAGAATATGACAGATTT CAGGATTAACGATCTTCAACTCAGTGGAACGATACCTAGTTACATACAAAATTGGAAGCAACTCGAGAGACT TGAAATGATTGCATCTGGTCTCACTGGTCCAATCCCATCGGTCATCTCAGTTCTGAGCAATCTTGTTAATCT GAGGATCAGTGATATACGTGGACCAGTCCAACCATTCCCTTCGTTGAAGAACGTGACAGGTCTAACTAAAAT TATATTGAAGAACTGTAACATTTCTGGACAAATTCCTACTTATCTTTCACATTTGAAGGAGTTGGAGACACT GGATTTGAGTTTTAACAAGTTGGTTGGGGGAATTCCGTCGTTTGCACAAGCAGAAAATTTACGGTTTAT aaTTTTGGCTGGAAATATGCTCGAGGGAGATGCTCCAGATGAATTACTAAGAGATGGAATCACAGT AGATCTTTCATATAACAATCTCAAGTGGCAGAGTCCTGAAAGTCGTGCTTGTCGCCCAAATAT GAATCTGAATCTAAACTTGTTTCAGAGCACTTCGACAAAAAAATC GAGCAAATTTCTGCCGTGTATCAAAGATTTCAAATGTCCTCGAT ATTCTAGCTGCTTGCATGTGAACTGCGGTGGAAGCGATATGTATGttaaggagaaaaaaacaaaagaattatatGAAGGAGATGGAAATGTTGAAGGTGGTGCTGCTAAGTATTTTTTGAAGCCTGACGCTAATTGGGGATTTAGCAGCACAGGGGACTTCATGGACGATAACAATTTCCAAAACACTAGATTCACCATGTTTGTCCCGGCATCTAACCAGTCTGATCTCTACAAATCGGCACGAATTGCTCCAGTATCTCTAACTTACTTCCATGCCTGCTTGGAAAATGGAAATTACACTATAAATCTAGACTTCGCTGAGATACGGTTCACCAATGATGAAAACTATAACCGGCTTGGAAGGCGTCTGTTTGACATTTACATTCAG GAGAAATTAGTGGCAAAGGACTTTAACATCATGGATGAAGCAAAGGGAGCTCAAACACCTATAATCAAACCACTTACTGCCTATGTGACAAACCACTTTTTAACCATCCGGTTGAGTTGGGCCGGTAAAGGAACTACCAGGATTCCCACTAGAGGGGTTTATGGTCCTATCATATCGGCTATTTCCATAGTTTCAG ATTCCAAGCCGTGCGAACGTCCGAAAACTGGAATGAGCCCTGGAGCATATATTGCAATTGGAATTGGAGCACCATGTCTTATTATCTTTATACTGGGATTTCTGTGGATATGTGGCTGCCTCCCAAGATGTGGTCGACAACGAAAAG ATCCGTATGAAGAAGAGTTGCCTTCTGGAACTTTTACATTGAGGCAAATCAAATTCGCTACGGATGACTTCAATCCAACTAACAAGATTGGAGAAGGTGGTTTCGGTGCTGTCTTTAAG GGTGTGTTAGCAGATGGAAGAGTTGTAGCAGTTAAGCAACTCTCATCTAAATCGAGACAAGGGAACCGAGAATTTCTAAACGAGATAGGCGCAATTTCTTGTCTTCAACATCCAAATCTCGTCAAGCTTCATGGTTTCTGCGTCGAGCGGGCTCAGCTATTACTGGCGTACGAATACATGGAAAATAACAGTTTATCTAGCGCGTTATtca GTCCAAAGCATAAACAGATACCAATGGACTGGCCTACTAGGTTTAAGATTTGCTGCGGGATCGCAAAGGGTCTCGCGTTTCTCCATGAGGAATCACCGTTGAAGTTTGTACATAGAGACATCAAGGccacaaatattttattggaCAAGGACTTAACTCCCAAGATATCTGATTTCGGATTGGCTAGGCTTGACGAAGAGGAGAAAACACACATCAGCACCAAAGTTGCTGGGACTAT AGGATATATGGCACCAGAATACGCACTGTGGGGCTACCTAACTTTCAAAGCAGATGTCTACAGCTTCGGTGTTTTGGTTCTAGAAATCGTCGCCGGCATAACCAACAGTAATTTCATGGGGGCAGGAGATTCCGTTTGCCTCTTAGAATTT GCTAACGAGTGCGTAGAATCGGGGCACTTGATGCAAGTAGTGGATGAGAGGTTGAGGCCTGAAGTGGATAGAAAAGAAGCAGAGGCGGTTATAAAAGTGGCTCTCGTGTGCTCGAGCGCTTCTCCAACAGATCGTCCTTTAATGTCAGAGGTCGTTGCTATGCTAGAAGGTCTATATCCAGTGCCAGAATCAACACCAGGAGTAAGCAGGAACGCAGGGGATATAAGGTTTAAGGCATTTAAAGATTTAAGGAGAGGCATGGAGAACAATAGTAAGACGCAGTGTTCTGTTAAAAGCtatccgtcttcttcttcgacttCTTCTGGGGCAGGACAAGCagttcaagaaagaaagaaagaagagtcaAGGCCTTGA
- the RKF1 gene encoding receptor-like kinase in flowers 1 (receptor-like kinase in flowers 1 (RKF1); FUNCTIONS IN: protein serine/threonine kinase activity, receptor signaling protein serine/threonine kinase activity, kinase activity, ATP binding; INVOLVED IN: transmembrane receptor protein tyrosine kinase signaling pathway, protein amino acid phosphorylation; LOCATED IN: endomembrane system; EXPRESSED IN: 24 plant structures; EXPRESSED DURING: 15 growth stages; CONTAINS InterPro DOMAIN/s: Protein kinase, ATP binding site (InterPro:IPR017441), Serine/threonine-protein kinase domain (InterPro:IPR002290), Leucine-rich repeat (InterPro:IPR001611), Serine-threonine/tyrosine-protein kinase (InterPro:IPR001245), Serine/threonine-protein kinase, active site (InterPro:IPR008271), Protein kinase-like domain (InterPro:IPR011009), Protein kinase, catalytic domain (InterPro:IPR000719), Malectin/receptor-like protein kinase (InterPro:IPR021720), Tyrosine-protein kinase, catalytic domain (InterPro:IPR020635); BEST Arabidopsis thaliana protein match is: Leucine-rich repeat transmembrane protein kinase (TAIR:AT3G14840.2); Has 173330 Blast hits to 127712 proteins in 4547 species: Archae - 123; Bacteria - 16375; Metazoa - 48014; Fungi - 10256; Plants - 77963; Viruses - 389; Other Eukaryotes - 20210 (source: NCBI BLink).), protein MISLYQILAEKKKKKKNDLNIFAFSVFAIICFKFYSVNAIKLPQQEVDALQQIATTLGSKFWKFDAENCKIEMVGLTETPPPTAKQEIECECSPTNDTDCHVVKFAFKDHNLPGTLPQIVKLPYLREIDLAYNYINGTLPREWASSNLTFISLLVNRLSGEIPKEFGNSSLTYLDLESNAFSGTIPQELGNLVHLKKLLLSSNKLTGTLPASLARLQNMTDFRINDLQLSGTIPSYIQNWKQLERLEMIASGLTGPIPSVISVLSNLVNLRISDIRGPVQPFPSLKNVTGLTKIILKNCNISGQIPTYLSHLKELETLDLSFNKLVGGIPSFAQAENLRFIILAGNMLEGDAPDELLRDGITVDLSYNNLKWQSPESRACRPNMNLNLNLFQSTSTKKSSKFLPCIKDFKCPRYSSCLHVNCGGSDMYVKEKKTKELYEGDGNVEGGAAKYFLKPDANWGFSSTGDFMDDNNFQNTRFTMFVPASNQSDLYKSARIAPVSLTYFHACLENGNYTINLDFAEIRFTNDENYNRLGRRLFDIYIQEKLVAKDFNIMDEAKGAQTPIIKPLTAYVTNHFLTIRLSWAGKGTTRIPTRGVYGPIISAISIVSDSKPCERPKTGMSPGAYIAIGIGAPCLIIFILGFLWICGCLPRCGRQRKDPYEEELPSGTFTLRQIKFATDDFNPTNKIGEGGFGAVFKGVLADGRVVAVKQLSSKSRQGNREFLNEIGAISCLQHPNLVKLHGFCVERAQLLLAYEYMENNSLSSALFSPKHKQIPMDWPTRFKICCGIAKGLAFLHEESPLKFVHRDIKATNILLDKDLTPKISDFGLARLDEEEKTHISTKVAGTIGYMAPEYALWGYLTFKADVYSFGVLVLEIVAGITNSNFMGAGDSVCLLEFANECVESGHLMQVVDERLRPEVDRKEAEAVIKVALVCSSASPTDRPLMSEVVAMLEGLYPVPESTPGVSRNAGDIRFKAFKDLRRGMENNSKTQCSVKSYPSSSSTSSGAGQAVQERKKEESRP, encoded by the exons ATGATATCTCTGTATCAAATATTGgccgagaagaagaagaagaagaaaaatgatctTAACATCTTtgcattttctgtttttgccATCATTTGCTTCAAATTTTATAGTgtaaatgctatcaaattaCCGCAGCAAGAAG TCGATGCTCTGCAGCAAATCGCTACCACATTGGGCTCGAAATTCTGGAAATTCGATGCTGAAAATTGTAAGATTGAAATGGTGGGGTTAACTGAAACTCCTCCTCCAACAGCTAAGCAAGAAATAGAATGTGAATGCAGTCCCACTAACGACACTGATTGTCATGTTGTCAAATT TGCATTCAAGGACCATAATCTTCCAGGAACTCTTCCTCAAATAGTCAAGCTTCCCTACCTTCGGGAGAT AGACTTGGCCTACAACTACATCAATGGGACCTTACCTCGTGAATGGGCTTCTTCAAATTTAACTTTTAT TTCTCTTCTTGTGAATCGGTTGTCTGGAGAAATTCCGAAGGAGTTTGGAAACTCTTCTCTAACATACTT GGATCTCGAGTCAAATGCGTTTTCTGGAACTATTCCTCAGGAGCTTGGGAACTTAGTCCACTTGAAAAAACT GTTGCTTTCCTCTAACAAATTGACCGGAACTTTGCCAGCTTCACTAGCTAGACTACAGAATATGACAGATTT CAGGATTAACGATCTTCAACTCAGTGGAACGATACCTAGTTACATACAAAATTGGAAGCAACTCGAGAGACT TGAAATGATTGCATCTGGTCTCACTGGTCCAATCCCATCGGTCATCTCAGTTCTGAGCAATCTTGTTAATCT GAGGATCAGTGATATACGTGGACCAGTCCAACCATTCCCTTCGTTGAAGAACGTGACAGGTCTAACTAAAAT TATATTGAAGAACTGTAACATTTCTGGACAAATTCCTACTTATCTTTCACATTTGAAGGAGTTGGAGACACT GGATTTGAGTTTTAACAAGTTGGTTGGGGGAATTCCGTCGTTTGCACAAGCAGAAAATTTACGGTTTAT aaTTTTGGCTGGAAATATGCTCGAGGGAGATGCTCCAGATGAATTACTAAGAGATGGAATCACAGT AGATCTTTCATATAACAATCTCAAGTGGCAGAGTCCTGAAAGTCGTGCTTGTCGCCCAAATAT GAATCTGAATCTAAACTTGTTTCAGAGCACTTCGACAAAAAAATC GAGCAAATTTCTGCCGTGTATCAAAGATTTCAAATGTCCTCGAT ATTCTAGCTGCTTGCATGTGAACTGCGGTGGAAGCGATATGTATGttaaggagaaaaaaacaaaagaattatatGAAGGAGATGGAAATGTTGAAGGTGGTGCTGCTAAGTATTTTTTGAAGCCTGACGCTAATTGGGGATTTAGCAGCACAGGGGACTTCATGGACGATAACAATTTCCAAAACACTAGATTCACCATGTTTGTCCCGGCATCTAACCAGTCTGATCTCTACAAATCGGCACGAATTGCTCCAGTATCTCTAACTTACTTCCATGCCTGCTTGGAAAATGGAAATTACACTATAAATCTAGACTTCGCTGAGATACGGTTCACCAATGATGAAAACTATAACCGGCTTGGAAGGCGTCTGTTTGACATTTACATTCAG GAGAAATTAGTGGCAAAGGACTTTAACATCATGGATGAAGCAAAGGGAGCTCAAACACCTATAATCAAACCACTTACTGCCTATGTGACAAACCACTTTTTAACCATCCGGTTGAGTTGGGCCGGTAAAGGAACTACCAGGATTCCCACTAGAGGGGTTTATGGTCCTATCATATCGGCTATTTCCATAGTTTCAG ATTCCAAGCCGTGCGAACGTCCGAAAACTGGAATGAGCCCTGGAGCATATATTGCAATTGGAATTGGAGCACCATGTCTTATTATCTTTATACTGGGATTTCTGTGGATATGTGGCTGCCTCCCAAGATGTGGTCGACAACGAAAAG ATCCGTATGAAGAAGAGTTGCCTTCTGGAACTTTTACATTGAGGCAAATCAAATTCGCTACGGATGACTTCAATCCAACTAACAAGATTGGAGAAGGTGGTTTCGGTGCTGTCTTTAAG GGTGTGTTAGCAGATGGAAGAGTTGTAGCAGTTAAGCAACTCTCATCTAAATCGAGACAAGGGAACCGAGAATTTCTAAACGAGATAGGCGCAATTTCTTGTCTTCAACATCCAAATCTCGTCAAGCTTCATGGTTTCTGCGTCGAGCGGGCTCAGCTATTACTGGCGTACGAATACATGGAAAATAACAGTTTATCTAGCGCGTTATtca GTCCAAAGCATAAACAGATACCAATGGACTGGCCTACTAGGTTTAAGATTTGCTGCGGGATCGCAAAGGGTCTCGCGTTTCTCCATGAGGAATCACCGTTGAAGTTTGTACATAGAGACATCAAGGccacaaatattttattggaCAAGGACTTAACTCCCAAGATATCTGATTTCGGATTGGCTAGGCTTGACGAAGAGGAGAAAACACACATCAGCACCAAAGTTGCTGGGACTAT AGGATATATGGCACCAGAATACGCACTGTGGGGCTACCTAACTTTCAAAGCAGATGTCTACAGCTTCGGTGTTTTGGTTCTAGAAATCGTCGCCGGCATAACCAACAGTAATTTCATGGGGGCAGGAGATTCCGTTTGCCTCTTAGAATTT GCTAACGAGTGCGTAGAATCGGGGCACTTGATGCAAGTAGTGGATGAGAGGTTGAGGCCTGAAGTGGATAGAAAAGAAGCAGAGGCGGTTATAAAAGTGGCTCTCGTGTGCTCGAGCGCTTCTCCAACAGATCGTCCTTTAATGTCAGAGGTCGTTGCTATGCTAGAAGGTCTATATCCAGTGCCAGAATCAACACCAGGAGTAAGCAGGAACGCAGGGGATATAAGGTTTAAGGCATTTAAAGATTTAAGGAGAGGCATGGAGAACAATAGTAAGACGCAGTGTTCTGTTAAAAGCtatccgtcttcttcttcgacttCTTCTGGGGCAGGACAAGCagttcaagaaagaaagaaagaagagtcaAGGCCTTGA
- the RKF1 gene encoding receptor-like kinase in flowers 1 translates to MISLYQILAEKKKKKKNDLNIFAFSVFAIICFKFYSVNAIKLPQQEVDALQQIATTLGSKFWKFDAENCKIEMVGLTETPPPTAKQEIECECSPTNDTDCHVVKFAFKDHNLPGTLPQIVKLPYLREIDLAYNYINGTLPREWASSNLTFISLLVNRLSGEIPKEFGNSSLTYLDLESNAFSGTIPQELGNLVHLKKLLLSSNKLTGTLPASLARLQNMTDFRINDLQLSGTIPSYIQNWKQLERLEMIASGLTGPIPSVISVLSNLVNLRISDIRGPVQPFPSLKNVTGLTKIILKNCNISGQIPTYLSHLKELETLDLSFNKLVGGIPSFAQAENLRFIILAGNMLEGDAPDELLRDGITVDLSYNNLKWQSPESRACRPNMNLNLNLFQSTSTKKSSKFLPCIKDFKCPRYSSCLHVNCGGSDMYVKEKKTKELYEGDGNVEGGAAKYFLKPDANWGFSSTGDFMDDNNFQNTRFTMFVPASNQSDLYKSARIAPVSLTYFHACLENGNYTINLDFAEIRFTNDENYNRLGRRLFDIYIQEKLVAKDFNIMDEAKGAQTPIIKPLTAYVTNHFLTIRLSWAGKGTTRIPTRGVYGPIISAISIVSDSKPCERPKTGMSPGAYIAIGIGAPCLIIFILGFLWICGCLPRCGRQRKDPYEEELPSGTFTLRQIKFATDDFNPTNKIGEGGFGAVFKGVLADGRVVAVKQLSSKSRQGNREFLNEIGAISCLQHPNLVKLHGFCVERAQLLLAYEYMENNSLSSALFSPKHKQIPMDWPTRFKICCGIAKGLAFLHEESPLKFVHRDIKATNILLDKDLTPKISDFGLARLDEEEKTHISTKVAGTIII, encoded by the exons ATGATATCTCTGTATCAAATATTGgccgagaagaagaagaagaagaaaaatgatctTAACATCTTtgcattttctgtttttgccATCATTTGCTTCAAATTTTATAGTgtaaatgctatcaaattaCCGCAGCAAGAAG TCGATGCTCTGCAGCAAATCGCTACCACATTGGGCTCGAAATTCTGGAAATTCGATGCTGAAAATTGTAAGATTGAAATGGTGGGGTTAACTGAAACTCCTCCTCCAACAGCTAAGCAAGAAATAGAATGTGAATGCAGTCCCACTAACGACACTGATTGTCATGTTGTCAAATT TGCATTCAAGGACCATAATCTTCCAGGAACTCTTCCTCAAATAGTCAAGCTTCCCTACCTTCGGGAGAT AGACTTGGCCTACAACTACATCAATGGGACCTTACCTCGTGAATGGGCTTCTTCAAATTTAACTTTTAT TTCTCTTCTTGTGAATCGGTTGTCTGGAGAAATTCCGAAGGAGTTTGGAAACTCTTCTCTAACATACTT GGATCTCGAGTCAAATGCGTTTTCTGGAACTATTCCTCAGGAGCTTGGGAACTTAGTCCACTTGAAAAAACT GTTGCTTTCCTCTAACAAATTGACCGGAACTTTGCCAGCTTCACTAGCTAGACTACAGAATATGACAGATTT CAGGATTAACGATCTTCAACTCAGTGGAACGATACCTAGTTACATACAAAATTGGAAGCAACTCGAGAGACT TGAAATGATTGCATCTGGTCTCACTGGTCCAATCCCATCGGTCATCTCAGTTCTGAGCAATCTTGTTAATCT GAGGATCAGTGATATACGTGGACCAGTCCAACCATTCCCTTCGTTGAAGAACGTGACAGGTCTAACTAAAAT TATATTGAAGAACTGTAACATTTCTGGACAAATTCCTACTTATCTTTCACATTTGAAGGAGTTGGAGACACT GGATTTGAGTTTTAACAAGTTGGTTGGGGGAATTCCGTCGTTTGCACAAGCAGAAAATTTACGGTTTAT aaTTTTGGCTGGAAATATGCTCGAGGGAGATGCTCCAGATGAATTACTAAGAGATGGAATCACAGT AGATCTTTCATATAACAATCTCAAGTGGCAGAGTCCTGAAAGTCGTGCTTGTCGCCCAAATAT GAATCTGAATCTAAACTTGTTTCAGAGCACTTCGACAAAAAAATC GAGCAAATTTCTGCCGTGTATCAAAGATTTCAAATGTCCTCGAT ATTCTAGCTGCTTGCATGTGAACTGCGGTGGAAGCGATATGTATGttaaggagaaaaaaacaaaagaattatatGAAGGAGATGGAAATGTTGAAGGTGGTGCTGCTAAGTATTTTTTGAAGCCTGACGCTAATTGGGGATTTAGCAGCACAGGGGACTTCATGGACGATAACAATTTCCAAAACACTAGATTCACCATGTTTGTCCCGGCATCTAACCAGTCTGATCTCTACAAATCGGCACGAATTGCTCCAGTATCTCTAACTTACTTCCATGCCTGCTTGGAAAATGGAAATTACACTATAAATCTAGACTTCGCTGAGATACGGTTCACCAATGATGAAAACTATAACCGGCTTGGAAGGCGTCTGTTTGACATTTACATTCAG GAGAAATTAGTGGCAAAGGACTTTAACATCATGGATGAAGCAAAGGGAGCTCAAACACCTATAATCAAACCACTTACTGCCTATGTGACAAACCACTTTTTAACCATCCGGTTGAGTTGGGCCGGTAAAGGAACTACCAGGATTCCCACTAGAGGGGTTTATGGTCCTATCATATCGGCTATTTCCATAGTTTCAG ATTCCAAGCCGTGCGAACGTCCGAAAACTGGAATGAGCCCTGGAGCATATATTGCAATTGGAATTGGAGCACCATGTCTTATTATCTTTATACTGGGATTTCTGTGGATATGTGGCTGCCTCCCAAGATGTGGTCGACAACGAAAAG ATCCGTATGAAGAAGAGTTGCCTTCTGGAACTTTTACATTGAGGCAAATCAAATTCGCTACGGATGACTTCAATCCAACTAACAAGATTGGAGAAGGTGGTTTCGGTGCTGTCTTTAAG GGTGTGTTAGCAGATGGAAGAGTTGTAGCAGTTAAGCAACTCTCATCTAAATCGAGACAAGGGAACCGAGAATTTCTAAACGAGATAGGCGCAATTTCTTGTCTTCAACATCCAAATCTCGTCAAGCTTCATGGTTTCTGCGTCGAGCGGGCTCAGCTATTACTGGCGTACGAATACATGGAAAATAACAGTTTATCTAGCGCGTTATtca GTCCAAAGCATAAACAGATACCAATGGACTGGCCTACTAGGTTTAAGATTTGCTGCGGGATCGCAAAGGGTCTCGCGTTTCTCCATGAGGAATCACCGTTGAAGTTTGTACATAGAGACATCAAGGccacaaatattttattggaCAAGGACTTAACTCCCAAGATATCTGATTTCGGATTGGCTAGGCTTGACGAAGAGGAGAAAACACACATCAGCACCAAAGTTGCTGGGACTAT AATCATTTGA